The following coding sequences are from one Lipingzhangella halophila window:
- the rodA gene encoding rod shape-determining protein RodA, with the protein MTAYTSPHVARATWRGYAERVLAAGARRRVDWLLVVPVVLLSALGTLLVWTSTHTAGAPDVATGYVQRHLIHLGVAVLCGLLVASVDYRTPRAYAPIVYLLSLAGLVLVFTPLGEVINGSRGWLVVGGLQAQPSEFVKVALILAVAMLLGEPRDGERAPTTRDVLFSLVALAGPMAMVLLQPDLGTGLVLGAIFLAMLSMSGAPVRWIVGMLGCGLAAVLCVWWFDLLEPYQLARVTTLFDPTADPQGRGYNANQALIAVGSGGFEGTGLFQGEQTSGRFVPEQHTDFIFTVAAEELGFVGGVAIVALLTLVIWRVLHVATGCEQPYARLVCVGVAAWLGFQAFINIGMTLGVAPITGLPLPFLSYGGTATIATLMAIGLVLAIHARDRGFE; encoded by the coding sequence ATGACCGCCTACACGAGCCCGCACGTCGCGCGCGCGACCTGGCGTGGCTACGCCGAGAGGGTGCTCGCCGCCGGGGCGCGGCGGCGGGTGGACTGGTTGCTGGTGGTACCGGTGGTCCTACTGTCGGCGCTGGGGACGCTGCTGGTGTGGACCTCCACCCACACTGCCGGCGCGCCCGACGTCGCCACCGGGTACGTGCAGCGCCACCTGATCCACCTCGGTGTGGCCGTGCTCTGCGGCCTGCTCGTGGCCTCGGTGGACTACCGGACTCCGCGGGCGTACGCGCCGATCGTGTACCTGCTCTCCCTGGCCGGACTGGTGCTGGTGTTCACTCCGCTCGGGGAAGTGATCAACGGGTCGCGCGGGTGGCTCGTCGTCGGAGGCCTGCAGGCCCAGCCCAGTGAGTTCGTCAAGGTCGCGCTGATCCTGGCCGTGGCCATGCTGCTCGGCGAGCCCAGGGACGGCGAGCGCGCGCCAACCACGCGCGACGTGCTGTTCAGCCTGGTGGCGTTGGCGGGCCCGATGGCCATGGTCCTGCTCCAGCCGGACCTGGGAACCGGGCTGGTCCTGGGGGCGATCTTCCTGGCGATGCTGTCCATGTCGGGCGCTCCGGTGCGCTGGATCGTCGGGATGCTGGGTTGCGGGCTGGCCGCGGTGCTCTGCGTGTGGTGGTTCGACCTGCTTGAGCCCTACCAGTTGGCCCGGGTCACCACCCTGTTCGACCCCACCGCCGACCCCCAGGGCCGGGGCTACAACGCGAACCAGGCGCTCATAGCGGTCGGCTCCGGCGGCTTCGAGGGGACCGGGCTTTTCCAGGGCGAGCAGACCAGCGGCCGCTTCGTGCCCGAGCAACACACCGACTTCATCTTCACGGTCGCTGCCGAGGAGCTGGGCTTTGTCGGCGGTGTGGCGATCGTCGCACTGCTCACCCTGGTCATCTGGCGGGTGTTGCACGTCGCGACCGGGTGCGAACAGCCTTACGCGCGGCTGGTCTGCGTGGGAGTGGCGGCCTGGCTGGGGTTCCAGGCGTTCATCAATATCGGGATGACCCTGGGAGTCGCGCCGATCACCGGCCTGCCGCTGCCGTTCCTCTCCTACGGCGGTACCGCCACCATCGCCACCCTGATGGCGATCGGTCTCGTGCTGGCCATCCACGCCCGTGACCGCGGGTTCGAGTGA